One segment of Thermococcus profundus DNA contains the following:
- a CDS encoding DUF835 domain-containing protein produces MDPYLIAAAFSAGVKLAAGGMMLFFSERQHRKTALYWGLAWLIYAYAIIGDVAGNYILGAVSVALFASLLFYGTTKLTGAESSMRGLSDLISFLPLLLVVYAVSVISSHPEDYGVSMLGMAYGISGFFLVLSGILLVGMKDLYGSKSRNLGITLGIYGLHQADYPFLRPVGWFVPVGFSVDLLLTLISVIFMVEFVTVFPVEISSEPVKKDIQEGVFIVSPSEAMGFLRQFHDYPVLAFVRTLQTPRAWRTFRITNVDGMWTVPPTNLPKMLETSVGYMSSLKAKDPNSKPVILLEGLEYLRLYTDFKGLARFLSSLKDYVTVNNGTLVVVLDRNAWEERELKTLERLLK; encoded by the coding sequence GTGGATCCCTACCTGATCGCCGCCGCCTTCAGTGCAGGTGTTAAACTGGCCGCCGGCGGGATGATGCTGTTTTTCTCGGAGAGGCAGCATAGAAAGACTGCCCTTTACTGGGGCCTGGCGTGGCTCATATACGCGTATGCCATAATCGGGGATGTAGCTGGTAATTACATACTTGGGGCGGTATCGGTTGCCCTCTTCGCTTCTCTGCTTTTCTACGGCACCACTAAGCTGACGGGAGCAGAATCCTCAATGAGGGGCCTCTCGGATCTGATATCCTTTCTCCCCCTGTTGCTGGTGGTCTACGCTGTATCCGTGATATCCTCCCATCCAGAAGACTACGGGGTGTCGATGCTGGGAATGGCATACGGAATCTCAGGCTTTTTCCTGGTTCTCTCAGGCATTCTTCTGGTTGGCATGAAGGATCTGTACGGTTCAAAATCCCGGAACCTGGGGATTACCCTTGGGATATACGGCTTGCATCAGGCCGATTACCCCTTCCTCCGCCCCGTTGGTTGGTTCGTTCCGGTGGGTTTCTCTGTGGACCTTCTACTGACTCTGATCTCCGTGATCTTCATGGTTGAGTTCGTAACGGTTTTTCCGGTGGAGATCTCGTCTGAGCCCGTGAAAAAGGACATTCAGGAGGGGGTTTTTATAGTATCCCCTTCCGAGGCCATGGGGTTTCTGAGGCAGTTTCATGATTATCCAGTTCTGGCCTTTGTTAGGACGCTCCAAACCCCACGGGCCTGGAGAACGTTCCGTATCACAAACGTCGACGGCATGTGGACGGTGCCGCCAACTAACCTGCCCAAGATGCTCGAGACATCAGTTGGCTACATGAGCTCCCTAAAAGCGAAGGATCCAAACTCCAAGCCGGTTATCCTGCTTGAGGGCCTTGAGTACCTCCGACTGTACACGGATTTTAAAGGGCTGGCCCGCTTCCTATCCTCTCTGAAGGACTACGTAACTGTAAACAATGGCACCCTTGTAGTGGTTCTCGACAGAAACGCGTGGGAAGAAAGGGAGCTGAAGACCCTGGAAAGACTCCTCAAGTGA
- the guaB gene encoding IMP dehydrogenase: MGKFKQKLVNAIKGYTFDDVLLVPQATEVEPKDVDVSTRITPSVKLNIPILSAAMDTVTEWEMAVAMAREGGLGVIHRNMSIEEQVEQVKKVKRAERFIVEDVISIGPEESLDYALFLMERNGVDGLPVVDDTGRVIGVITKKDIAAKRGTNVREVMTGEVITVPETVTAEEAVQIMFDHRIDRLPVVDEQGRLIGLITMSDLAKRRKYKKAVRDENGDLLVAAAVGPFDLERAKALDRAGADVIVVDTAHAHNLKAIKAMKEIRGAVDADLIVGNIANPKAIDDLTFADAVKVGIGPGSICTTRVVAGVGVPQVTAIALVADKAQEYGIHVIADGGIRYSGDIVKAIAAGADSVMLGSLLAGTKEAPGKEVVINGRRYKQYRGMGSLGAMMKGGAERYYQKGHMKTRKFVPEGVEGVVPHKGAVGDVLYQLIGGLRSGMGYVGARSIGDLKEKGEFVIITHAGYIESHPHDILITNEAPNYPTGK; this comes from the coding sequence ATGGGTAAGTTTAAACAAAAACTTGTCAACGCAATTAAGGGATACACCTTCGACGACGTTCTCCTTGTGCCGCAGGCGACTGAGGTCGAGCCGAAGGATGTGGACGTTTCTACTAGGATAACGCCCAGCGTGAAGCTGAACATCCCTATTCTCAGCGCGGCCATGGATACGGTTACAGAGTGGGAGATGGCCGTTGCGATGGCCAGGGAAGGCGGCCTCGGTGTAATACACAGAAACATGAGCATCGAGGAACAGGTAGAGCAGGTAAAAAAGGTGAAGCGAGCAGAGCGCTTCATAGTGGAGGATGTGATAAGCATAGGGCCCGAGGAAAGCCTCGACTACGCGCTGTTTCTCATGGAGCGCAACGGTGTTGACGGTCTCCCAGTCGTTGACGATACGGGAAGAGTCATTGGAGTGATAACCAAGAAGGACATAGCGGCAAAGAGGGGAACGAATGTCAGAGAGGTCATGACCGGCGAGGTCATCACCGTCCCCGAGACGGTAACGGCAGAAGAGGCAGTCCAGATTATGTTCGACCACAGGATAGACAGGCTCCCAGTGGTGGATGAACAGGGAAGGCTAATCGGTCTGATAACTATGAGCGACCTGGCTAAGAGGAGGAAGTACAAGAAAGCGGTTCGCGATGAGAACGGCGACCTTCTCGTTGCCGCCGCAGTCGGTCCGTTCGACCTTGAGAGGGCAAAGGCCCTTGACAGGGCCGGAGCAGATGTTATAGTCGTTGATACCGCTCACGCTCACAACCTCAAGGCGATAAAGGCGATGAAGGAGATAAGGGGAGCAGTTGACGCTGACCTCATAGTGGGCAACATCGCCAATCCAAAGGCCATTGACGATCTCACGTTTGCCGATGCAGTCAAGGTCGGGATAGGCCCGGGGAGCATCTGCACCACGCGCGTCGTTGCAGGCGTGGGGGTTCCGCAGGTTACGGCCATAGCGTTGGTTGCGGATAAAGCCCAGGAATACGGCATCCACGTGATAGCCGACGGCGGGATACGCTATTCTGGGGATATAGTTAAGGCCATAGCCGCTGGAGCCGACTCTGTTATGCTCGGTTCCCTGCTGGCGGGAACCAAAGAGGCTCCCGGTAAGGAGGTCGTTATAAACGGCAGGAGGTACAAGCAGTACCGCGGGATGGGCTCCCTGGGGGCCATGATGAAGGGTGGGGCAGAGAGATACTACCAGAAGGGACACATGAAGACCAGAAAGTTTGTTCCCGAGGGAGTAGAGGGGGTAGTCCCGCATAAGGGAGCCGTAGGGGACGTTCTCTACCAGCTCATAGGCGGTCTTCGCTCGGGAATGGGCTACGTGGGAGCGAGGAGTATCGGGGATCTCAAGGAGAAGGGGGAGTTCGTTATCATAACACACGCCGGCTACATCGAGAGCCACCCGCACGACATACTGATAACGAACGAAGCCCCCAACTACCCGACTGGGAAATGA
- a CDS encoding antitoxin AF2212-like protein has translation MGENVEVVEAVYENGVLKPLKPLKLKEGERVLLKVRRESIIGLARELRKKITPETVDMDPTDYLLKLREERDYAGRY, from the coding sequence ATGGGTGAGAACGTTGAGGTCGTTGAAGCGGTCTATGAGAACGGCGTGCTGAAGCCACTTAAGCCCCTGAAGCTGAAGGAGGGAGAGCGGGTACTGCTTAAGGTCAGAAGGGAATCCATCATAGGATTAGCCAGAGAACTGAGGAAAAAGATAACCCCAGAAACTGTGGATATGGATCCTACAGACTACCTGCTCAAGCTCCGTGAGGAGAGGGACTATGCGGGCCGTTATTGA
- the purL gene encoding phosphoribosylformylglycinamidine synthase subunit PurL: MFPHEEKLTRERLGRKPNEVEKAMLEVMWSEHASYKSSRPLLKLLPTENEHVVLGPGEDAGIVKFDDETWIVVGIESHNHPSAVEPYGGAATGVGGIVRDILCMGARPIALLDPIRFGPLEKERNRYLLHGVVKGIADYGNRIGVPTVGGETEFDGSLDNYTLVNVACIGTMRPEHLVHSYVGEAGLKLVLVGNRTGRDGIHGVTFASEELSENAEEEDRSAVQIPDPFTEKLLIEATLEAVYTGKVRALKDLGGGGLTCASSEMAGKKGFGAIIYADRVPLREPNMTPAEVMISESQERMLLAVKPENVEEIGRIFDKYGLEWTVIGETIEEPRYVVYWNGEKVADLPIELLTDVPTIEWEMKPYSLEKDVETPDVSFSEAFDLVWSSPNILSKRWVWEQYDHEVQGRTVVKPGFDAAVLRINERYGLAFVADGNPNHSHLNPYHGAMGAVAEVVRNLVSVGAEPLALVDNLNFASPERPEVYWSFAETVRGLADAARAFGLAYVSGNVSFYNEVVDRPIKPTPVVAGLGKVELEKIPGFGLEDGLLIGIVGITSKELGGSELYARLSITGGIAPRVNLEEEKTNAEGILEAIKRGLVRAVHDVSKGGIAVALAEMAVASRVGFTADLSKVPAETSNPIEVAFSESHGRYIVAFPEESLEKLKAIFRHFTVIGRAGGSEAVFLWGKEELLRKPVSKLKEVHESLPKLLGEEE; this comes from the coding sequence ATGTTCCCGCATGAGGAGAAGCTCACCCGCGAAAGGCTCGGAAGGAAGCCGAACGAAGTGGAGAAGGCCATGCTCGAGGTCATGTGGAGCGAGCACGCCTCATATAAATCGAGCAGGCCCCTTCTTAAGCTCCTGCCAACGGAGAACGAGCACGTTGTTCTGGGCCCGGGAGAGGATGCCGGAATAGTGAAGTTCGATGACGAGACCTGGATAGTCGTCGGGATAGAGAGCCACAACCACCCCTCGGCTGTTGAACCCTATGGCGGTGCCGCCACGGGTGTCGGCGGAATCGTTAGGGATATTCTGTGCATGGGTGCAAGGCCGATAGCTTTGCTTGATCCGATACGCTTCGGGCCGCTTGAGAAGGAGAGGAACCGCTACCTCCTCCATGGAGTCGTGAAGGGAATAGCGGACTACGGCAACAGGATAGGCGTTCCAACAGTCGGCGGTGAAACCGAGTTCGACGGGAGCCTCGATAACTACACGCTCGTTAACGTTGCATGCATCGGGACAATGAGACCGGAGCACCTCGTCCACAGCTACGTTGGGGAAGCGGGACTAAAGCTCGTCCTCGTTGGCAACAGAACCGGAAGGGACGGAATTCATGGCGTAACCTTCGCGAGCGAGGAGCTGAGCGAGAACGCTGAAGAGGAAGACCGCTCCGCGGTGCAGATTCCTGACCCCTTCACGGAAAAGCTCCTAATTGAAGCCACGCTTGAGGCAGTCTACACAGGGAAGGTTAGAGCGCTCAAAGACCTCGGGGGAGGGGGTTTAACCTGCGCCTCCTCGGAGATGGCGGGGAAGAAGGGCTTTGGCGCAATCATCTACGCCGACCGCGTCCCGCTTAGGGAGCCGAACATGACGCCGGCGGAGGTCATGATATCCGAGAGCCAGGAGAGGATGCTCCTTGCTGTAAAACCCGAGAACGTTGAAGAGATTGGGAGGATTTTCGATAAGTACGGCCTTGAATGGACAGTCATCGGAGAAACCATCGAGGAACCGCGCTACGTCGTCTACTGGAACGGCGAAAAAGTCGCGGACCTTCCAATAGAACTCCTCACGGACGTCCCGACAATAGAGTGGGAGATGAAGCCATACAGCCTTGAGAAGGACGTCGAAACTCCAGATGTAAGCTTCTCTGAGGCCTTTGATCTCGTCTGGAGCAGTCCGAACATCCTTAGTAAGCGCTGGGTATGGGAGCAGTATGATCACGAGGTTCAGGGAAGGACCGTCGTGAAGCCGGGCTTCGACGCGGCCGTGCTCAGAATAAACGAGCGCTACGGATTAGCGTTCGTCGCAGATGGAAACCCCAACCACAGCCACCTGAACCCGTACCACGGGGCTATGGGAGCCGTTGCAGAGGTCGTTAGGAACCTCGTGAGCGTGGGTGCTGAGCCTTTAGCGCTCGTTGACAACCTCAACTTCGCCTCTCCGGAGAGGCCGGAAGTATACTGGAGCTTTGCCGAGACGGTTAGAGGGCTGGCCGATGCCGCCAGAGCCTTTGGCTTAGCGTACGTGAGCGGAAACGTCAGCTTCTACAACGAAGTCGTTGACAGACCGATAAAGCCGACTCCCGTCGTTGCCGGCCTTGGAAAGGTGGAGCTTGAGAAGATACCGGGCTTCGGCCTCGAAGATGGACTTCTCATAGGGATCGTTGGAATCACTAGCAAGGAGCTCGGCGGCTCTGAGCTCTACGCGAGGCTCAGCATAACCGGGGGAATCGCTCCCAGAGTAAACCTCGAAGAGGAGAAGACGAACGCCGAGGGGATCCTTGAGGCGATCAAGAGGGGCCTCGTGAGGGCCGTCCACGACGTCAGCAAGGGAGGAATAGCAGTAGCTCTGGCTGAGATGGCCGTTGCTAGCAGAGTCGGCTTCACCGCCGACCTCTCGAAGGTTCCCGCTGAAACCTCGAACCCCATTGAGGTTGCCTTCAGCGAGAGCCACGGCCGCTACATCGTTGCCTTCCCAGAGGAAAGCCTTGAGAAGCTTAAGGCAATCTTCAGGCACTTCACAGTCATCGGCAGGGCTGGGGGAAGCGAGGCCGTCTTCCTCTGGGGCAAAGAAGAACTCCTGAGGAAGCCAGTTTCCAAGCTTAAGGAGGTTCACGAGTCCCTACCAAAGCTCCTGGGTGAGGAGGAATGA
- the guaA gene encoding glutamine-hydrolyzing GMP synthase yields MWDNFIEEKVKEIRETVGDGKAIIALSGGVDSSTAAILAHKAIGDRLHAVFVNTGFMRKNEPEFVVKTFRDEFGLNLRYVDASERFFKELKGITDPEEKRKVIGRVFIEVFEEVAKEINADFLIQGTIAPDWIESKGKIKSHHNVGGLPERLNLKLIEPLRDLYKDEVRELAKELGLPEKIYSRMPFPGPGLAVRVLGEVTPEKVAIVREANAIVEEEIEKAGLKPWQAFAVLLGVKTVGVQGDIRAYKETVAVRVVESLDGMTANAMNVPFEVLQRIAFRITSEIPEVGRVLYDITNKPPATIEFE; encoded by the coding sequence ATGTGGGATAACTTCATCGAGGAGAAGGTAAAAGAGATTAGGGAGACAGTTGGAGATGGGAAGGCAATCATAGCGCTCTCCGGTGGTGTTGACAGCTCAACCGCTGCGATTCTGGCCCACAAGGCGATAGGGGACAGATTACACGCGGTCTTCGTGAACACAGGCTTCATGCGCAAGAATGAACCTGAGTTCGTAGTCAAGACCTTCCGCGACGAGTTCGGGCTGAACCTCCGCTACGTTGATGCGAGCGAGCGCTTTTTCAAGGAGCTTAAAGGCATAACCGACCCCGAGGAGAAGAGGAAGGTCATAGGCAGGGTCTTCATAGAGGTCTTCGAGGAGGTTGCAAAGGAGATAAACGCGGACTTCCTCATCCAGGGGACCATTGCCCCAGACTGGATAGAGAGCAAGGGTAAGATAAAGAGCCACCACAACGTTGGCGGCCTTCCTGAAAGGCTCAACCTCAAGCTGATCGAACCGCTAAGAGACCTCTACAAGGACGAAGTCAGGGAACTGGCAAAGGAACTTGGTCTTCCGGAGAAGATATACAGCAGAATGCCATTCCCGGGGCCGGGGCTGGCCGTTAGGGTTCTCGGAGAAGTCACGCCTGAGAAGGTCGCCATCGTCAGGGAGGCAAACGCGATAGTTGAGGAGGAGATCGAGAAGGCCGGACTTAAGCCCTGGCAGGCCTTCGCGGTTCTGCTCGGAGTTAAGACGGTCGGCGTTCAGGGAGACATAAGGGCCTACAAGGAGACGGTAGCGGTTCGCGTTGTGGAAAGCCTCGACGGAATGACGGCAAACGCGATGAACGTTCCCTTCGAGGTTCTCCAGAGGATAGCCTTCAGGATAACGAGCGAGATTCCCGAAGTTGGTAGGGTGCTCTACGATATAACGAACAAGCCTCCAGCCACGATAGAGTTCGAGTGA
- a CDS encoding formate--phosphoribosylaminoimidazolecarboxamide ligase, protein MKIATYASHSALQILKGAKEEGFKTVAFGPSRVRPLYTKYFPVADHFIEGEYPEEELLGLGAVIIPTGSFVAHLGVELVEGMRVPYYGNKVVLRWESDRSLERKWLEKAGLRLPRVYEDPDDIDGPVIVKPFGAGGGRGYFLASSPEDFWRKAERLGVWNKEDLKNIQIQEYVIGVPVYPHYFYSKLNGELELMSIDRRYESNADAIGRIPAREQVELEISTEYTVVGNIPLVLRESLLMDVIEAGERVVKTAEKLMGGLWGPFCLEGVFTPEMEFVVFEISARIVAGTNPFVHGSPYTWLRYDFPVSTGRRIAMELKEALEENRLGEILT, encoded by the coding sequence ATGAAGATAGCGACCTACGCTTCCCATTCAGCCCTTCAGATCTTGAAGGGAGCCAAGGAGGAAGGGTTCAAGACGGTAGCCTTTGGCCCTTCCAGAGTCAGGCCGCTCTACACGAAGTACTTCCCGGTGGCGGATCACTTCATAGAGGGGGAATACCCAGAGGAAGAACTGCTCGGGCTTGGGGCAGTCATCATTCCCACCGGCTCCTTCGTGGCCCACCTCGGCGTTGAGCTGGTTGAGGGGATGAGGGTTCCCTACTACGGCAACAAAGTCGTGCTTAGGTGGGAGAGCGACCGCTCCCTCGAAAGAAAGTGGCTGGAGAAAGCTGGACTGAGACTCCCGAGGGTTTACGAGGATCCGGACGATATAGACGGGCCGGTGATCGTCAAGCCCTTCGGCGCTGGCGGTGGAAGGGGCTATTTCCTGGCAAGCTCTCCCGAGGACTTCTGGAGGAAAGCTGAAAGGCTCGGAGTTTGGAACAAGGAAGATCTGAAAAACATCCAGATACAGGAGTACGTCATAGGAGTTCCAGTTTACCCCCACTACTTCTACTCAAAGCTCAATGGGGAGCTCGAACTAATGAGCATTGACAGACGCTACGAGTCCAACGCGGACGCGATAGGAAGGATTCCGGCAAGGGAGCAGGTTGAGCTGGAGATAAGCACGGAATACACCGTCGTCGGCAACATCCCGCTCGTCCTGAGGGAGAGCCTCCTTATGGACGTCATTGAGGCAGGAGAAAGGGTAGTGAAGACCGCCGAAAAGCTCATGGGGGGTCTTTGGGGTCCGTTCTGCCTTGAAGGAGTTTTCACGCCGGAGATGGAGTTCGTGGTCTTCGAGATATCGGCGAGGATTGTGGCCGGGACGAACCCCTTTGTCCACGGCTCCCCTTACACCTGGCTCCGATATGATTTTCCAGTCAGCACCGGCAGGAGGATAGCGATGGAGCTAAAGGAGGCCCTTGAAGAAAACAGGCTAGGGGAAATTCTCACTTGA
- a CDS encoding PEP/pyruvate-binding domain-containing protein encodes MFVRSLSAGGSVEEIGNKAHRLSILTRYFNVPIGFVVTTRAYDLWKEEGKLPHEVVEEVGEYFNSPYLLEGEFPVVVRSSATAEDGSKASFAGVFESVTGIKSFDDLIRGIERVFESTGSERVRTYMERMGLKEEPRMAAIVQKEITPKFAGVLFTRSPSELEKALVEFVRGSGEELVGGRKSGERVLLPRNPDKVENELMRELLTVGLEVESLFGRPQDIEWAYDGTLWILQSRDITVLNQTREVEDFKTENWHALKGIPANPGVARGRARFVLDDQPPEEAERVFKESEVLVTYVLHVEHYNLFAKAAGIVTKVDSILSHPAIIARELGIPCVVGVDVEAIREGDEVIVDGNEGAVYVRNPRRVLRGVELWKSSYREDETVRELKEGYLRALEKLSPKEMENVIVEAFSLVQELYPTERERALNVYYFINWLMEEETPRLLAKRFDVLDAFSRADRGERPRTDEEARLFKIYRLLKAFINYTDERVKDIPEMLFRI; translated from the coding sequence ATGTTCGTCCGCTCGCTTTCCGCGGGAGGAAGTGTCGAGGAGATAGGGAACAAGGCTCACCGTCTTTCGATCCTCACAAGGTACTTCAACGTTCCTATCGGCTTCGTAGTAACAACAAGGGCCTACGATCTCTGGAAGGAGGAAGGAAAGCTCCCTCATGAAGTTGTGGAAGAGGTGGGGGAGTACTTCAACTCCCCCTACCTCCTCGAAGGAGAGTTCCCAGTCGTCGTGCGCAGTTCCGCAACGGCCGAAGACGGCTCTAAGGCAAGCTTTGCAGGGGTTTTCGAGAGCGTTACGGGGATAAAATCCTTCGATGACCTAATCAGGGGGATAGAGAGAGTTTTTGAGAGTACTGGTTCTGAGAGGGTCAGGACCTACATGGAGCGAATGGGCTTAAAAGAAGAGCCGAGGATGGCGGCGATAGTCCAGAAGGAGATAACGCCCAAGTTCGCGGGAGTGCTCTTCACCCGCTCGCCATCTGAACTGGAAAAAGCCTTAGTCGAGTTCGTAAGAGGAAGCGGTGAGGAACTTGTAGGTGGAAGAAAAAGCGGTGAGCGTGTCTTACTGCCGAGAAATCCCGACAAAGTTGAGAATGAGCTCATGAGGGAGTTACTCACAGTGGGCCTTGAGGTTGAGTCCCTCTTTGGAAGGCCACAGGATATAGAGTGGGCCTACGATGGAACGCTCTGGATACTCCAGTCAAGGGACATAACGGTTTTGAACCAAACCAGAGAAGTAGAAGACTTCAAAACCGAGAACTGGCACGCTTTGAAGGGCATCCCCGCGAACCCAGGAGTGGCGAGGGGCAGGGCACGGTTTGTGCTCGACGACCAGCCTCCAGAAGAGGCTGAGAGGGTGTTCAAGGAAAGTGAAGTTCTTGTCACCTACGTCCTCCACGTCGAGCACTACAACCTCTTCGCGAAAGCCGCCGGAATAGTGACGAAAGTGGACAGCATCCTCTCCCACCCAGCGATAATAGCGAGGGAGCTCGGGATTCCCTGCGTGGTCGGGGTTGACGTTGAGGCGATAAGGGAAGGAGATGAAGTAATCGTTGACGGAAATGAAGGTGCTGTTTACGTCAGGAACCCGAGGAGGGTGCTGAGGGGCGTTGAACTGTGGAAATCAAGCTACCGCGAGGACGAGACAGTGAGGGAGCTGAAAGAGGGGTACCTACGGGCCTTGGAAAAACTCTCGCCGAAGGAGATGGAGAACGTCATTGTGGAGGCGTTTTCGCTTGTCCAGGAGCTCTATCCCACCGAAAGGGAAAGGGCCCTCAACGTCTACTACTTCATAAACTGGCTGATGGAGGAGGAGACTCCGAGACTTTTAGCTAAGCGCTTCGATGTCCTCGACGCCTTTTCGCGTGCGGACAGGGGCGAAAGGCCAAGAACCGACGAGGAGGCGAGGCTTTTCAAGATCTACCGGCTCCTCAAGGCCTTCATAAACTACACGGACGAGAGGGTTAAAGACATCCCAGAGATGCTGTTCAGGATTTGA